The following DNA comes from Methanosarcina vacuolata Z-761.
CGAAAAGCTTAAAAAGGATGTGATTTATTTCACTCAAAAACGTTGACATCAATGTGTTGTTTTGTGGTCTTGTTTCACAGAACCCGTATTATAATTTGAAAACTTTATCCATTGGTGGGCTTTTAATGTCAGGGCAAATTTATTATATTAAATTGCGGGGGTACCCCTGAAGAAGGTACACCAGGCAGCATGCCCTTTTTCGGGAAATTATCCCGCTATATCTAATAGTTATTCAGGTCCAGGTTTTGATTGAGTGAACTGTCCTATGCATAATTTTACTGGAAACAAATTGATTGTTTTTGATATGGATAGCACCCTTATAGACGCTGAGACTATCGATGAGCTCGCCAGGGCTGCAGGTGTTGTAAGCAAAGTAGAGGAGATTACGAAGAAAGCGATGTATGGAGACTTCGATTTTGAGCAAGCGCTTATTGAAAGGGTTAGGCTTCTAAAGGGACTTCCTCTCGAAGCTGCCTTTGATGCAGTAAACAAGATCGATCTAATGCCTGGAGCGGCAGAACTTATCCTCTATGTCAAAAGTAGAGGCTATAAAACTGCAATGATTTCCGGTGGATTCACCATCTCTGCCGATACGATAGGCAAAGCGCTTGGTATTGATTTCATTGTTTCCAACGAACTGCTTGTGGAAGACGGCTGCCTTACAGGCAAAGTTGTCGGCCCAATAACACAGAGCGACTCCAAAGCAAAGGTGTTCGAAGAACTCACCCGACTAAATGGGGTTCGGCCAGAGCAATGTGTAGTTGTCGGGGACGGCGCAAACGACGCCTGTGTCTTTGAGAGAGCAGGTTTTGCCATAGCTTTCAATCCCAAGCCCATCCTGAGGGAATATGCGGACGTGGTCATAACAAAAAAAGACCTTAGAGCCGTTATCCCTGTTCTTGAATCTCTTTCTTATCAATGTTGTAATCAGGCACAGCATGTCGACATCGAACAATAGAGCTACTAAAATGCCAGCTTTTTTGCTGGATCGGGAGGCACAATAAGAGATGCTAAAGGAATTGCAGAAAAAAAGATCAGATTTGAAAGACATTTCTGAAGAATCCAAGGAAAAAAGGAATACTTTAAACGCAGAGGCTAGTGCACTCGCTGCAAAGCGTAACGACCTGAACAAGAAGACGAAAGACCTTATCAATGAAGCCCAGGAATTAAAAGTCCTCAGAGACGAAATTAATGAGAAGGTCAGCGAATACAAGAATAAGCGTGATGACACCAATGCTAAGGCAAACGAGCTCTTTGCAAAGGCTGACTCCATCAGAAAACAGAGCAATCTTGGTGGTCCTTCGATCAAAGCTCTGAGAAAAGACATCGATCGCCTCGAATTCGCCCAGCAGACTGAAGTCCTTAGCACAACCAAGGAAAGGGAACTCGTTGGGAAGATCACTCAGCTTCAAAAGCAGTATCAGGTCAAAAAAGTTCAGCTAGAGAGCAACTCCGAACTGAAGACTCTTCTGGACGAAGCCCAGAAAATCCGAGATGAAGCCTCAGAATTCCATACCGAGCTGGCTGAATATGCCAGGCAGGCCCAGGAATATCATGAGAAGATGATTGCAGCTTTCAAAGAGGCTGACAGAACCCGGGCAGAGTCTGACGTTGCCCATAGGGAATTTGTAAAAGCCCAGGAAGCAGCTGACGAGCAGCACAAGGCTTTCATCAATGCCCAGAAAGAAATCCGGGACCTTGACAAAGAAATCTTCAAGCTTAAGAAGAAAGACAAAGAAGGGAAATCCCGCGTTGTTAAGTCCGAACTTCAGAAGGATGCTAAATCTATCTTCGAAAAGTTCAAGGGCGGAGCAAAACTCACCACCGAAGACCTTATGACTCTTCAGAGGTCTGGTTTAGTCTGATTTGTCTCACAAAACAAAAATTTAGCTGAAAGGCTTCAATTTCCATTGCAGGTATATTTACCTGCATTCTTATTTTTCAAGTTCATTTCGGCTTATTCTCTACTGTATTGATTCTGTTTTATCTGATTAACTGTTCTATATTCTATTGTTCTGTATTACTGTTAACTTAAGCTTTGTTAGCTATCGCGGTAATGTACTGATTCTTCTGTAAATTTGCTTTCTAGTTTTCATAGGTTTCATAGTGAAACCTATGGATATTCTAAAAGTTTCAGATTTTGTTGTATCCTGAAATGATTTCGC
Coding sequences within:
- the serB gene encoding phosphoserine phosphatase SerB — translated: MHNFTGNKLIVFDMDSTLIDAETIDELARAAGVVSKVEEITKKAMYGDFDFEQALIERVRLLKGLPLEAAFDAVNKIDLMPGAAELILYVKSRGYKTAMISGGFTISADTIGKALGIDFIVSNELLVEDGCLTGKVVGPITQSDSKAKVFEELTRLNGVRPEQCVVVGDGANDACVFERAGFAIAFNPKPILREYADVVITKKDLRAVIPVLESLSYQCCNQAQHVDIEQ
- a CDS encoding coiled-coil protein — its product is MLKELQKKRSDLKDISEESKEKRNTLNAEASALAAKRNDLNKKTKDLINEAQELKVLRDEINEKVSEYKNKRDDTNAKANELFAKADSIRKQSNLGGPSIKALRKDIDRLEFAQQTEVLSTTKERELVGKITQLQKQYQVKKVQLESNSELKTLLDEAQKIRDEASEFHTELAEYARQAQEYHEKMIAAFKEADRTRAESDVAHREFVKAQEAADEQHKAFINAQKEIRDLDKEIFKLKKKDKEGKSRVVKSELQKDAKSIFEKFKGGAKLTTEDLMTLQRSGLV